One window from the genome of Mucilaginibacter ginsenosidivorans encodes:
- the mutS gene encoding DNA mismatch repair protein MutS, which translates to MQQYNQVKAKYPGALLLFRVGDFYETFGEDAIKASGILGIVLTRRANGAATHIELAGFPHHSLETYLPKLVRAGQRVAICDQLEDPKTTKTIVKRGVTELVTPGVAISDNILHQKSNNYLASLFFDKNTIGVAFIDISTGEFLTAQGNAEYIDKLLQGFNPSEVIYPKSSHRDYIDAFGDRYYTYKLDEWPYSGDYAEETLLKHFGVKSLKGFGIERLALGITAAGVALHYLNETEHRNLQHISAISRIEEGRYLWLDRYSVRNLELVGSSNENAITLVDVLDQTCSPMGARLLRRWIVMPLKEIKPINDRLGVVEYLIGEEHLREELQNNIRQIGDLERLISKIGLQRANPREVCQLKKALKAIELIKQQCLEAKSEPLRAIGEQLNPCTSISEKIEKELNPEPPVMLVKGSVINTGVNEELDRLRKIAFGGKGYLLEIQKREAEQTGIPSLKVAFNNVFGYYLEVTHAHRDKVPSDWIRKQTLVNAERYITPELKEYEEQILGAEEKILALETQLYNDLLYSLAEYIRPIQLNAQLIARLDVLLNFATISIKNYYVKPEINDSRIIDIKGGRHPVIEKNLPPGEEYITNDVYLDSESQQIIIITGPNMAGKSALLRQTGLIVLMAQMGCFVPAKSVSIGLVDKIFTRVGASDNLSAGESTFMVEMNETASILNNLSDRSLILLDEIGRGTSTYDGISIAWSIAEFLHNHPTARAKTLFATHYHELNELSNSHPRIKNFNVTVKEVGHQVIFLRKLVPGGSEHSFGIHVARLAGMPHKVVARANDILKKLEAERTGGEHIKESIRKVQKQAVQMQMFSIDDPVLVKIRDTLNNLDVNTLTPVEALMKLDEIQRVIKG; encoded by the coding sequence ATGCAGCAATACAACCAGGTAAAAGCCAAATACCCGGGTGCGCTGCTGCTGTTCCGCGTGGGCGATTTTTATGAGACCTTCGGCGAGGATGCCATCAAGGCTTCGGGCATTTTAGGTATTGTGCTAACCCGGCGCGCTAATGGCGCGGCTACGCATATAGAACTGGCCGGGTTCCCGCACCATTCGCTGGAAACCTACCTGCCAAAACTCGTGCGTGCCGGCCAGCGGGTAGCGATATGTGATCAATTGGAGGACCCAAAAACCACCAAAACCATCGTCAAGCGTGGCGTTACCGAACTGGTGACCCCGGGCGTGGCCATCAGCGATAACATTCTTCACCAAAAAAGCAATAACTACCTGGCCTCGCTGTTTTTCGATAAGAATACCATCGGCGTGGCATTTATTGATATTTCGACGGGTGAGTTTTTAACCGCCCAGGGTAATGCGGAGTACATCGATAAGCTGCTGCAGGGGTTTAACCCGAGCGAGGTGATATACCCTAAAAGCAGTCACCGCGATTATATTGATGCCTTTGGCGACCGCTACTATACCTACAAACTGGACGAGTGGCCCTACAGCGGCGACTATGCGGAGGAAACGCTTCTGAAACATTTCGGTGTGAAATCCCTGAAAGGATTTGGTATCGAAAGGCTGGCTTTGGGCATTACCGCGGCCGGGGTGGCGCTGCATTACCTGAACGAGACGGAACACCGCAACCTGCAGCATATATCGGCCATCAGCCGGATAGAGGAGGGGCGCTACCTGTGGCTCGACCGCTACAGCGTGCGCAACCTCGAACTGGTAGGCTCATCCAACGAGAATGCCATTACGTTGGTGGATGTGCTGGATCAAACCTGTTCGCCCATGGGTGCGCGTTTGCTGCGCCGCTGGATAGTGATGCCGCTGAAGGAGATAAAACCCATAAACGACCGCCTGGGCGTTGTGGAATACCTGATCGGTGAGGAACACCTGCGCGAAGAATTGCAAAACAACATCCGCCAGATAGGCGACCTGGAAAGGCTGATCTCCAAAATAGGCCTGCAGCGCGCCAACCCGCGCGAGGTTTGCCAGTTGAAAAAGGCGCTGAAAGCGATAGAGTTGATAAAACAACAATGCCTGGAAGCCAAAAGTGAACCCTTGAGAGCCATCGGCGAACAGCTGAACCCCTGCACCAGCATCAGCGAAAAAATAGAAAAAGAACTGAACCCCGAGCCACCGGTAATGCTGGTGAAAGGCTCGGTCATTAATACAGGTGTTAACGAAGAACTGGATCGCCTGCGCAAAATAGCTTTTGGCGGCAAGGGCTACTTGTTAGAGATACAAAAACGCGAGGCTGAACAAACAGGTATACCATCATTGAAAGTAGCTTTTAACAACGTATTCGGTTATTACCTGGAGGTAACGCATGCACACCGCGACAAGGTCCCCTCCGACTGGATACGCAAACAAACGCTGGTTAATGCCGAACGTTATATAACCCCCGAGCTGAAAGAATACGAAGAACAGATATTAGGCGCCGAAGAAAAAATACTCGCGCTGGAAACGCAACTGTATAACGACCTGCTTTACTCGCTGGCCGAATACATCAGGCCCATACAGCTGAACGCGCAGCTGATAGCCCGGCTGGATGTGCTGCTGAACTTCGCCACGATATCCATTAAAAACTATTATGTAAAGCCGGAGATAAACGACAGCCGCATCATCGATATAAAGGGCGGCCGCCACCCGGTTATTGAAAAGAACCTGCCGCCAGGCGAGGAGTACATCACCAACGATGTGTATCTCGACAGTGAATCGCAGCAGATCATTATTATTACCGGGCCCAATATGGCGGGTAAGTCAGCTTTATTGAGGCAGACAGGCCTGATCGTGCTGATGGCGCAAATGGGTTGCTTTGTCCCCGCTAAATCGGTTTCGATAGGTTTGGTGGATAAAATATTTACCAGGGTGGGGGCGTCGGACAACCTTTCGGCCGGCGAATCAACCTTTATGGTGGAGATGAACGAAACGGCCAGCATCCTCAACAACCTGTCCGACCGCAGCCTGATCCTGCTGGACGAGATCGGTCGTGGTACCTCCACTTACGATGGTATCTCCATCGCCTGGTCCATCGCCGAGTTTTTGCACAATCATCCAACGGCACGGGCAAAGACGCTGTTTGCCACCCACTACCATGAACTGAATGAACTCAGCAATTCGCACCCCCGCATCAAAAACTTTAATGTTACGGTAAAGGAAGTTGGTCACCAGGTCATCTTCCTGCGCAAGCTGGTACCCGGCGGCAGCGAACACAGCTTTGGTATCCACGTAGCCAGGCTGGCCGGCATGCCGCACAAAGTGGTGGCGCGCGCCAACGACATCCTCAAAAAGCTGGAAGCCGAACGCACCGGCGGCGAACACATCAAAGAAAGCATCCGCAAAGTGCAGAAACAAGCCGTACAGATGCAGATGTTTAGCATCGATGACCCGGTATTAGTAAAGATTCGCGATACCCTGAACAACCTCGATGTGAATACGCTTACCCCTGTTGAGGCCCTGATGAAGCTGGATGAGATACAGCGGGTGATTAAAGGGTAG
- a CDS encoding DUF2339 domain-containing protein produces MEVIYVFAFILIIVLLIINNSRLSEKIDNLEKIMVDLHHLINKLKKDLDIPAAPPAVIKTPEAPKPVLPPPPEPVPEVTRSYTPEPVTPPIIERHKEVINDPMALLRKPPVTIPPPRKPVEPQPSFFERHPDLEKFIGENLVNKIGIAILVLAIGFFVKYAIDQNWVGPAGRVAIGILCGGILVGIAHRLRKSYAAFSSVLVGGGIAVFYFTITLAFHQFHLFSQTVSFIILIVITAFAVALSLLYNRQELAIIALIGGMSGPFMVSTGQANYNALFTYYILLNAGLLVIAYFKSWRILNILAFGLTVLVLGGVIYTLPDKEAGTMFVYVSILYLVFFFTNIANNIKENKAFVGSDFTILLVNTALYFGAGLYLLTIMQYGQYRGLFCAAIGGLNLLLSFILFRSKKADINILYLLIGITLTFLSLTAPIQLHGHFITLFWAAESALLYWLYTKSDIRLMRLASTVIWVAMLMSLMMDWFELYSAPAFYDKPTIHILPIIANKGFITAVFSAVCSFLLYLLVNRSEKERRLLPPDVFRYGAFVLLFAAGLLEVNHQFVSRYPGTGLNILYLMLYVPAFIYFFLSVMGRIASFKTHMPVEIALLTLSIFVYLVCSRKYFDMQASVLISHKTDPSHLWAHWLSDVFVLLLFYKLISILRANFEASGKAATWFLTAALVTFLSLEVCLIVNSVFYQPGRYLEHIQLVYIKTGLPVLWGISSFALMWLGMRYKTRVLRIISLTLFSITLVKLFVYDIENIPAGGKIAAFFCLGVLLLIISFMYQKVKYIIKDDDANPEN; encoded by the coding sequence ATGGAAGTAATTTACGTGTTTGCCTTTATCCTGATCATCGTTTTACTGATCATCAATAACAGCCGCCTTTCCGAAAAGATCGATAATCTCGAGAAGATCATGGTCGATTTGCATCACCTCATCAATAAACTAAAGAAGGATTTAGATATTCCCGCAGCACCACCGGCGGTGATAAAAACGCCGGAAGCACCCAAGCCTGTACTGCCACCACCGCCGGAGCCCGTACCGGAGGTAACGCGGTCGTATACGCCTGAACCGGTAACCCCGCCCATCATCGAGCGCCACAAAGAAGTGATCAACGACCCGATGGCCCTTTTGCGCAAGCCACCGGTAACCATACCACCACCAAGGAAACCTGTTGAGCCACAGCCCTCGTTTTTTGAGCGCCACCCTGACCTGGAAAAATTCATCGGCGAAAACCTGGTGAACAAGATCGGTATCGCCATACTGGTACTGGCCATCGGTTTCTTTGTCAAATACGCTATCGATCAAAACTGGGTAGGGCCGGCGGGCCGCGTTGCCATCGGTATTTTGTGCGGGGGTATTTTGGTAGGTATAGCGCACCGTCTGCGCAAATCTTATGCGGCGTTCAGTTCGGTACTGGTTGGCGGCGGCATTGCGGTGTTTTACTTTACCATTACGCTGGCGTTCCACCAGTTTCACCTGTTCAGCCAAACGGTTTCGTTCATCATTCTTATCGTTATCACTGCATTTGCGGTGGCCCTGTCGCTGCTTTACAACCGGCAGGAACTGGCCATTATTGCCCTTATCGGCGGTATGTCCGGTCCGTTTATGGTCAGTACCGGGCAGGCCAATTATAATGCCCTGTTTACTTATTATATCCTGCTGAATGCCGGCTTGCTGGTCATCGCCTATTTCAAATCATGGCGGATACTCAATATACTGGCTTTCGGCTTAACTGTATTGGTACTCGGCGGCGTAATCTACACCCTGCCGGATAAAGAGGCGGGCACCATGTTTGTTTATGTAAGCATCTTGTACCTGGTATTTTTCTTCACCAATATCGCCAACAATATCAAAGAGAATAAGGCTTTCGTAGGTTCCGATTTTACCATACTGCTGGTAAACACCGCCCTGTATTTTGGCGCCGGCCTGTACCTGCTTACCATCATGCAATACGGGCAATACCGGGGGTTATTCTGCGCAGCTATTGGCGGGCTCAACCTGCTATTGTCATTCATCCTGTTCCGCAGCAAAAAGGCCGATATCAATATTCTTTATCTCCTTATCGGCATCACGTTAACATTCCTGTCGCTTACCGCTCCTATACAACTGCACGGGCATTTTATCACCTTGTTCTGGGCTGCCGAAAGCGCGTTGCTTTACTGGCTTTATACCAAGTCTGATATCAGGCTGATGCGTTTGGCTTCCACTGTTATCTGGGTGGCTATGCTGATGAGCCTGATGATGGATTGGTTCGAACTGTATTCGGCTCCGGCCTTTTATGATAAACCGACCATACACATCTTACCTATCATTGCCAATAAAGGGTTTATAACTGCGGTTTTCTCGGCCGTTTGCAGCTTCTTGTTATACCTGCTCGTCAATCGCTCGGAAAAGGAAAGACGATTGCTTCCGCCTGATGTGTTCAGGTATGGCGCATTTGTGTTGCTGTTTGCCGCAGGCTTGCTCGAGGTAAATCATCAGTTCGTAAGCCGTTATCCAGGCACCGGTCTGAATATCCTGTACCTGATGCTTTACGTGCCGGCCTTTATTTACTTTTTCCTGTCTGTTATGGGCCGCATAGCGTCATTTAAAACACACATGCCGGTCGAAATTGCCTTGTTGACCTTATCCATATTTGTTTACCTGGTTTGCAGCCGCAAATATTTTGATATGCAGGCTTCGGTACTGATCAGTCATAAAACAGATCCTTCGCACCTGTGGGCGCATTGGCTCTCCGATGTGTTTGTATTGTTGTTATTTTATAAACTGATCAGCATTCTCCGCGCCAATTTTGAAGCATCCGGAAAAGCAGCGACATGGTTTTTAACCGCCGCGTTGGTAACTTTCCTTAGTCTTGAGGTTTGCCTCATTGTCAATTCAGTGTTTTATCAGCCGGGCAGATATCTCGAACATATACAACTCGTGTACATCAAAACCGGGCTGCCTGTGTTGTGGGGTATATCGTCCTTCGCGCTGATGTGGCTTGGTATGCGTTACAAGACAAGGGTGTTGCGTATTATTTCGTTAACACTGTTTAGCATAACTTTGGTAAAGCTTTTTGTTTACGATATCGAAAATATCCCGGCAGGTGGAAAAATTGCGGCATTCTTCTGTCTTGGCGTATTATTGCTGATCATTTCGTTTATGTACCAAAAAGTGAAATATATTATTAAGGATGATGACGCCAACCCTGAAAATTAA
- a CDS encoding C40 family peptidase, producing MRKRYALLICLFAVIILSSCHSKKAVMRGEPGEVVAPQPSIAEKYSSILGVDKNQIQNGRLYAFIDQWMGTPYKFGGLDHDGIDCSGLSFLLEQQVYGLNIPRTTGQQVAVIKRKYEEELQEGDLVFFDYDGKKFSHVGVYLQNGYYVHASSTKGVIIVKLHDPYTYKYFSRCGSVTADADTSAGK from the coding sequence ATGCGGAAAAGATATGCCTTATTGATCTGTCTGTTTGCGGTAATTATCCTCTCGTCCTGTCACTCAAAAAAAGCGGTGATGCGCGGCGAACCAGGCGAAGTTGTTGCCCCGCAGCCATCGATTGCTGAAAAGTATTCTTCAATTTTAGGTGTAGATAAAAACCAGATCCAAAACGGGCGCCTGTACGCATTTATCGACCAGTGGATGGGCACGCCCTATAAGTTCGGCGGGCTCGACCATGACGGTATCGACTGTTCGGGCCTCTCTTTTTTACTGGAGCAGCAGGTATATGGCCTCAATATCCCGCGTACAACCGGGCAGCAGGTGGCCGTTATCAAACGCAAATACGAAGAAGAATTACAGGAAGGTGATCTGGTGTTTTTCGATTACGACGGCAAGAAATTCAGCCACGTGGGTGTCTACCTTCAAAATGGGTACTATGTACACGCCAGTTCCACTAAAGGCGTTATCATCGTCAAGCTGCACGATCCCTACACTTACAAATACTTTTCGCGTTGCGGCTCGGTTACAGCCGACGCCGATACGTCGGCGGGCAAATAG
- a CDS encoding DUF3857 domain-containing protein, with product MRRTLTFLLLIAGIKVSAQNNYAASLIPGELLPYASAVIRNEEIITEVKEPDNVIYHVKRVITVLNKNGDEKTDLNVFYDNLMSVKYIRGFIYNEFGKVERKISEREFDDEAVSDGFSLFQDDRVKHYSRAVTSYPYTVEFEYEMKVKQSLGFAPWEPQYETNVAVEKSTYTFICKPGFNIRYKDFNLPSKVSLSTDKEGNKIYNWTAANLKARRDEPWSPVDDQYRLKLMIAPEKFYYDKHSGQFTNWQQLGKWEYDDLLTGRTDIPEETAQYIKNLTAGISDPKLKAKKIYEYMQQKTHYISVQVGIGGFQPFLASDVDRQGYGDCKALVNYTRSLLKVAGIDSWYCVVWGDHDEKKSMLTDFASMQGNHIILCLPFKNDTTWLECTAQHLPFGFLGDFTDDRTVLACTPEGGKLLHTPRYEAKDNLVKRDASFVLNDAGELSGEIRSVFRGLEYDDRESMIAKSQTERLKDFKRYYPINNLDIKALDYRQDKSLDPATYENVKLSAREYGAVSGGKFFFSLNSIDRISLGLHQVRNRVNPVYIPHGFTEQDRVTYTLPEGYVLDSEPLNLSIDKAFGNFTAKMTVKGNELVYERKLQLKDGTFNKAVYEDILDFYDKVRAADNYNVTLSKK from the coding sequence ATGAGGCGAACACTAACTTTTTTATTGCTGATCGCCGGCATAAAGGTATCGGCCCAGAATAATTATGCCGCAAGCCTTATCCCCGGCGAACTGCTGCCTTACGCAAGTGCGGTTATAAGAAACGAGGAGATAATTACCGAAGTTAAAGAGCCGGATAATGTCATCTACCACGTAAAGCGGGTAATTACCGTACTGAATAAAAATGGTGACGAAAAAACTGATTTGAATGTGTTTTACGATAACCTGATGTCGGTAAAATATATCAGGGGGTTTATATATAACGAATTCGGGAAGGTTGAGCGAAAAATAAGCGAACGTGAGTTTGACGACGAGGCGGTGAGCGACGGTTTTTCGCTTTTCCAGGACGACCGTGTAAAACATTATTCGAGAGCGGTAACCAGTTACCCTTATACCGTTGAGTTCGAATATGAGATGAAGGTGAAGCAATCGTTAGGATTTGCTCCCTGGGAACCACAATATGAAACGAATGTAGCGGTAGAAAAAAGCACTTACACTTTTATTTGTAAACCCGGCTTCAATATCCGGTATAAGGATTTCAATTTACCCTCAAAAGTGAGCCTGTCGACCGATAAAGAAGGCAATAAAATTTACAACTGGACCGCGGCCAATCTGAAGGCCCGCAGGGACGAGCCATGGAGCCCGGTTGATGATCAGTATAGGCTGAAGCTGATGATAGCGCCCGAAAAATTTTACTACGATAAACATTCGGGTCAGTTTACCAACTGGCAGCAATTGGGCAAATGGGAATACGACGACCTGCTTACCGGCCGTACCGATATCCCCGAAGAAACCGCGCAATACATTAAAAACCTAACGGCCGGCATAAGCGACCCGAAGCTGAAAGCAAAAAAGATATACGAGTATATGCAGCAAAAAACCCATTATATCAGCGTGCAGGTAGGTATCGGAGGTTTTCAGCCTTTCCTGGCTTCGGATGTAGACAGGCAAGGCTATGGTGATTGCAAGGCACTCGTGAATTATACACGGTCGCTGCTGAAAGTTGCGGGTATCGACTCGTGGTATTGCGTGGTTTGGGGCGACCACGACGAGAAAAAAAGTATGTTAACTGATTTTGCCAGCATGCAGGGTAATCATATTATTCTATGCCTTCCGTTCAAGAACGATACCACTTGGCTGGAATGTACCGCCCAACATCTTCCATTTGGTTTTTTGGGCGATTTTACAGACGACCGCACCGTGCTGGCCTGCACCCCGGAAGGTGGTAAGCTGCTACACACGCCAAGGTACGAAGCCAAAGACAACCTGGTAAAACGGGATGCCAGTTTTGTATTGAATGACGCCGGCGAGCTGAGCGGCGAAATTAGATCGGTGTTCAGGGGACTGGAGTATGACGACCGCGAATCGATGATAGCCAAGTCGCAAACGGAGCGGCTGAAAGACTTTAAACGATACTATCCCATTAACAACCTGGACATCAAAGCACTTGACTACAGGCAGGATAAAAGCCTCGATCCGGCTACGTACGAAAATGTAAAGCTGTCGGCACGGGAATACGGAGCGGTTAGCGGTGGCAAGTTCTTTTTCTCCCTTAACTCCATAGACAGGATCTCGCTGGGCCTGCACCAGGTAAGGAACCGGGTGAACCCGGTATATATACCCCACGGTTTTACAGAACAGGACAGGGTTACCTATACCCTGCCCGAGGGTTATGTGCTGGATTCCGAACCATTAAACTTGTCGATAGATAAAGCCTTTGGAAATTTTACAGCTAAAATGACGGTAAAAGGAAATGAGCTGGTTTATGAACGGAAATTACAGTTAAAGGATGGCACGTTCAATAAGGCTGTTTATGAAGACATACTCGACTTTTATGATAAAGTGCGCGCCGCCGACAATTATAATGTTACACTGTCCAAAAAATGA
- a CDS encoding DUF3857 domain-containing protein, whose product MRKFILLIAITLISSVTFAQDFPFGEVSQEEMDMQKYDKDTSAHALVLNEHGRARISETNSEDVNLIFDHHIKIKFFDDKEFERYGTFEIPVYSSDGLVYEKLVDVKAITYYKDDAGNLQKAELDPKKIFRVEQDKHHTLVKFAMPALRKGCIIDIKYEIESPYYWNHFHSWMFQDYLPKLNSQFEALIPGFWNYNASLRGYLKLTDSKADIERECFTFHGAKCDCSHLTFTMKDVPAFVREEYMTSPNNYLSGVYWQLVEFTNLQTGAKEKYSKDWKDLDRELKEQYWFGGQLKRKEMLKDRVAPAIAGKTDSLSKAKAVYTFIQKSFKWNERDNDGSVDGIKKALDAHTGDAGDINLALVNALTSAGVPAEAVLISTRENGSINKLYPTINDFDYVIARTSIDGKVYLLDATDPMLPFGMLPLRCLNDEGRVFSVDKPSYWMDMNTAQRAKTTYNIDLTLGDDGKLKGNIIRYSSSYSGYLRRKEIKKYNSLDEYVDHLSTDMPGTKILKSDIVNVDSLDMPVGETYQVEMNAFDGMNHDRLGFNPFIIGKIKTNPFKLAHRDYPVDMGIPSEERYIITVHLPAQYAIENPPQGLAFSMASQGGRFITDFQNDGSTFTFSYVTQINSSVFGTDEYTSLKELFNRIVTAEKTQLVFKKKS is encoded by the coding sequence ATGAGAAAATTTATACTCCTTATCGCCATCACTCTAATTTCATCCGTAACATTTGCCCAGGATTTTCCATTCGGCGAGGTGAGCCAGGAGGAGATGGATATGCAAAAATATGACAAAGATACATCAGCACATGCCCTTGTTTTGAACGAACATGGCCGTGCCAGGATAAGCGAAACCAATAGCGAGGATGTTAACCTTATATTTGACCATCACATTAAGATCAAGTTTTTTGACGATAAAGAATTTGAGCGATACGGAACCTTCGAGATACCGGTTTATAGCAGTGATGGATTGGTCTATGAAAAATTGGTTGATGTAAAAGCGATCACCTATTACAAAGATGATGCGGGCAACCTGCAAAAGGCAGAGCTCGATCCCAAAAAGATATTTCGTGTTGAACAGGATAAACACCATACGCTGGTTAAGTTTGCCATGCCCGCACTGCGTAAAGGCTGTATTATCGATATCAAATATGAGATCGAGTCGCCCTATTATTGGAACCACTTCCATTCGTGGATGTTCCAGGATTATCTTCCTAAACTCAACTCGCAATTTGAGGCCCTTATACCCGGCTTCTGGAACTATAACGCATCATTACGTGGCTATCTCAAACTGACAGACAGCAAAGCCGATATCGAACGCGAGTGTTTTACCTTTCATGGCGCCAAATGCGATTGCTCGCACCTGACATTTACCATGAAAGACGTTCCGGCATTTGTGCGGGAGGAATACATGACATCGCCGAATAACTACTTGTCGGGGGTTTACTGGCAGTTGGTTGAATTTACAAACCTGCAAACCGGCGCAAAAGAAAAGTATTCAAAGGACTGGAAGGACCTTGACCGCGAGCTAAAGGAACAATATTGGTTTGGCGGGCAACTGAAACGGAAGGAGATGCTAAAGGACAGGGTTGCCCCCGCGATAGCAGGAAAAACGGACAGCCTGTCGAAAGCAAAAGCGGTTTACACATTTATTCAGAAGAGTTTTAAGTGGAACGAAAGAGACAACGACGGCAGTGTAGACGGAATAAAAAAAGCTCTGGATGCGCATACCGGCGACGCAGGGGATATAAACCTGGCGCTGGTAAACGCACTTACATCAGCGGGCGTACCGGCCGAAGCTGTTTTGATCTCGACCCGGGAGAACGGTTCCATCAATAAATTGTACCCTACTATCAACGATTTCGACTACGTAATAGCCAGAACTTCAATTGACGGCAAGGTGTACCTGCTGGATGCTACCGATCCCATGCTGCCCTTTGGTATGCTGCCTTTGCGTTGCCTGAATGACGAGGGCAGGGTGTTCAGCGTCGACAAGCCATCGTACTGGATGGACATGAATACGGCACAACGGGCTAAAACAACCTACAATATTGACCTTACCCTTGGCGACGATGGTAAGTTAAAAGGTAATATTATTCGCTATTCGTCCAGCTATAGCGGGTACCTGCGGCGAAAGGAAATAAAAAAATACAACTCGCTTGACGAATATGTAGATCATTTAAGCACCGATATGCCGGGCACCAAAATTTTAAAGTCGGACATTGTAAACGTGGACAGCCTGGATATGCCCGTGGGCGAAACCTACCAGGTGGAAATGAACGCTTTCGATGGCATGAATCATGACCGCCTTGGGTTTAATCCGTTTATTATCGGCAAGATCAAGACCAATCCTTTTAAACTTGCGCACCGCGACTACCCCGTTGATATGGGCATACCATCAGAAGAGCGGTATATTATTACCGTTCATTTACCGGCACAGTATGCTATCGAGAACCCGCCGCAGGGGTTGGCGTTTTCGATGGCAAGCCAGGGGGGCCGGTTTATAACCGATTTCCAGAACGATGGCAGTACTTTCACATTTTCGTATGTAACACAGATCAATAGTTCCGTTTTCGGGACGGATGAATACACCAGCCTGAAGGAACTTTTTAACCGGATAGTGACCGCGGAAAAAACTCAGCTGGTGTTTAAGAAAAAATCATGA